One Alkalicoccus halolimnae DNA segment encodes these proteins:
- a CDS encoding heavy metal translocating P-type ATPase, translating into MTKKEVTVPIEGMTCAACSSRIEKVLNKQESVEATVNLTTETAKISYDDERKSFDDIKTKIEKTGYQVGKETLGFQIEGMTCAACSSRIEKVLSKTEGVQKASVNLTTEEGYVEYEAGNIDEQTIFKKVQKLGYEPKRKESSSAREEKKEEAYKKQRFLFIFSLIFSVPLFFTMIDHFYPQQMLLPAWLMNGYVQWALATPVQFYAGWQFYKGGWKSLRGGSANMDVLVAMGTSAAYFYSVYLIAAGEMSFYFETSAVIITLVLLGKLLEAGAKGKTSEAIKKLMGMQAKKALVIREGTEQLVPIEEVKEGDTIKVRPGEKIPVDGTVTNGVTSVDESMLTGESVPVDKMEGDSVTGATINKHGTISFRATKVGKDSALAQIIRVVEEAQGSKAPIQRMVDVIANYFVPAAFSVAVLSFLGWYFIAGASFEVALINFTAVLVIACPCALGLATPTSIMVGTGKGAENGILFKGGQYLERAHKIDTIVLDKTGTLTKGEPEVTDIITVPGFDENEFISLTAAVEAGSEHPLGQAIVKYAASKGNTTQEVNKFEAVPGHGVKGVLSGKEVLIGTKKLMKENGIDTSPLEKDAENLEADGKTVMYAAANGNLIGTAAVADQLKDSSALAVKELKDLGYHVAMITGDNKRTAAAIGRMVGITTVYSEVLPEDKASIVKELQAQNKSVMMVGDGINDAPALAVADIGAAIGTGTDVAMEAADITLMNGDLRTILQTIQLSQKTMRNIKQNLFWAFVYNSIGIPIAALGFLAPWVAGAAMAFSSVSVVSNALRLKRVKLTELAQAVK; encoded by the coding sequence ATGACGAAGAAAGAGGTAACGGTACCAATTGAAGGTATGACGTGCGCCGCATGCTCCTCGAGAATCGAAAAAGTCCTAAATAAACAGGAAAGCGTAGAAGCCACAGTTAATCTAACGACTGAAACGGCAAAAATCTCTTATGATGATGAGCGTAAAAGTTTCGACGATATAAAAACAAAAATTGAAAAAACGGGCTATCAAGTCGGTAAAGAAACGCTGGGCTTTCAAATTGAAGGCATGACCTGCGCTGCGTGTTCGTCGCGAATCGAAAAAGTTCTTTCAAAAACTGAAGGAGTACAGAAAGCTTCCGTAAATCTGACCACAGAAGAGGGCTATGTTGAGTATGAAGCAGGGAATATAGATGAGCAGACAATTTTTAAAAAAGTACAAAAACTTGGATACGAACCGAAACGAAAAGAAAGCAGTTCTGCAAGAGAAGAAAAAAAAGAAGAAGCATATAAAAAGCAGCGATTTTTGTTTATATTCTCTTTAATCTTTTCTGTGCCTTTATTTTTTACGATGATTGATCACTTCTATCCGCAGCAGATGCTGCTTCCTGCATGGCTGATGAATGGATATGTGCAGTGGGCACTTGCAACTCCGGTACAATTTTATGCGGGCTGGCAGTTTTATAAAGGAGGATGGAAATCTCTCCGTGGCGGAAGTGCCAATATGGACGTACTCGTGGCGATGGGAACATCAGCAGCATACTTTTATTCCGTATATTTGATTGCTGCGGGGGAAATGAGCTTTTATTTTGAAACAAGTGCGGTTATTATCACCCTTGTTCTTCTCGGTAAACTTCTGGAAGCAGGAGCGAAGGGAAAAACGTCGGAAGCAATAAAAAAATTGATGGGGATGCAGGCAAAAAAAGCTCTCGTTATCCGGGAAGGGACGGAACAGCTTGTTCCTATAGAAGAAGTAAAAGAAGGAGATACAATCAAAGTGCGGCCGGGTGAAAAAATACCGGTAGATGGAACAGTTACGAACGGAGTAACCTCTGTAGATGAATCGATGCTGACTGGAGAAAGTGTTCCTGTGGATAAAATGGAAGGAGATAGTGTAACAGGAGCAACGATCAATAAACATGGAACAATCTCTTTTCGTGCAACGAAAGTCGGTAAAGACTCTGCACTGGCACAAATCATCCGTGTAGTAGAAGAGGCACAGGGATCTAAAGCTCCAATTCAGCGGATGGTCGATGTAATTGCCAATTATTTTGTGCCGGCAGCCTTTTCTGTCGCGGTCCTGTCCTTTTTAGGATGGTACTTTATCGCGGGAGCTTCTTTTGAAGTTGCGCTGATTAATTTTACAGCGGTTCTCGTAATTGCCTGTCCCTGCGCTCTTGGTCTCGCTACGCCTACTTCGATTATGGTTGGAACCGGGAAAGGCGCAGAGAACGGAATTTTATTCAAAGGAGGCCAGTATTTAGAAAGAGCCCACAAGATTGATACGATTGTTCTCGATAAAACGGGAACATTGACAAAAGGGGAACCGGAAGTAACGGATATTATTACTGTGCCGGGTTTTGACGAAAACGAATTTATCAGTTTGACAGCGGCAGTTGAAGCAGGATCTGAACATCCTTTGGGACAGGCGATAGTGAAATATGCTGCTTCCAAAGGGAACACCACTCAGGAAGTGAATAAATTCGAAGCCGTTCCGGGTCACGGCGTTAAAGGTGTTCTGTCAGGGAAAGAAGTGCTCATAGGTACGAAAAAGTTAATGAAAGAAAACGGGATTGATACTTCTCCTCTAGAAAAAGATGCAGAAAATCTGGAAGCTGATGGAAAAACGGTTATGTATGCTGCTGCAAACGGAAATTTAATTGGAACTGCAGCAGTAGCAGACCAGCTGAAAGATTCTTCCGCCTTGGCGGTTAAAGAACTGAAAGATCTGGGATATCACGTTGCTATGATAACCGGTGACAACAAACGAACCGCAGCGGCAATAGGCAGAATGGTGGGAATTACTACCGTTTACAGTGAAGTTCTTCCGGAGGACAAAGCGTCGATCGTAAAAGAATTGCAGGCTCAAAATAAAAGTGTCATGATGGTGGGAGACGGTATTAACGATGCACCTGCTCTGGCTGTAGCAGATATCGGTGCAGCTATCGGCACCGGTACCGATGTAGCAATGGAAGCTGCAGATATCACTTTAATGAATGGAGATCTGCGTACGATTCTGCAGACGATTCAATTAAGCCAGAAAACAATGCGGAATATTAAACAGAATTTATTCTGGGCATTTGTTTACAACTCTATCGGAATCCCAATTGCGGCTTTAGGATTTCTCGCTCCATGGGTAGCCGGTGCAGCAATGGCATTTAGTTCGGTTTCGGTTGTCAGTAATGCTCTGCGGCTTAAACGTGTAAAACTGACTGAACTTGCTCAGGCCGTCAAATAA
- a CDS encoding metal-sensitive transcriptional regulator, whose protein sequence is MEQAQKIHPRSEKEKKLLNQRLKRVEGQIRGIQKMVDEDRYCIDILVQMSAVQAALKRTGFDILEEHTRGCVTHAAQNGEEKEMIDELMDVIKQFSK, encoded by the coding sequence ATGGAACAAGCTCAAAAAATACATCCGCGGTCCGAAAAAGAAAAAAAGCTGTTGAATCAAAGGCTTAAGAGAGTGGAAGGACAGATACGCGGTATCCAAAAGATGGTTGATGAAGATCGTTATTGCATCGATATACTTGTTCAAATGTCTGCTGTGCAGGCTGCCCTGAAACGTACTGGATTCGATATACTGGAAGAACATACAAGAGGCTGCGTAACCCATGCAGCGCAAAATGGAGAAGAAAAAGAAATGATCGATGAACTGATGGACGTGATTAAACAGTTTTCTAAATAA
- a CDS encoding ABC transporter ATP-binding protein, whose product MLDKHKHLLEPLPQGQVFKRLLAYTASHKKLIIIAMLLLIGGTAADLAGPILVKIFIDDYLTPRNFVTEALTALAAVYILLYLGSAVMNYIQSFMFQKIALSIIRELRIDVFRKVENLGLSFFDQFPAGGLISRITNDTEQIKELYITVLATFVQNIVFLIGVFIAMFYLNPQLAAFCLLVLPVIAAVMYLYKKYSSIYYADMSEKLSELNSRLNESIQGMPVIQMFRQERRMNKEFAAVNEGHHRAWLKSMKLDGLLLRPAVDLISILALMLVLTYFGITSFAGPVEIGVIYAFVNYLDRFFEPVNQIMQRLSMFQQAMISAGRVFKLMDHEEPPPLQKGSETPSIKDGAVQFSNVNFSYNEKEQIFKNVSFQVKKGEMLAIVGHTGSGKSSIINALMRFYPVDNGSIFIDGKNLEQYTDSELRSHMGLVLQDAFIFVGDMRYNIRLYDENINDEEVRQAAEKVGADSFIERLPGGYSHKIGERGATLSTGERQLLSFARTIVKDPKILILDEATASIDTETETVIQHALEKAREGRTTIAIAHRLSTIRHADHILVLKEGVVAEEGTHDELIEQKGIYEKMYRLQKGRESVSE is encoded by the coding sequence ATGCTTGATAAACATAAGCATTTACTCGAGCCTCTTCCTCAGGGACAGGTTTTTAAAAGGCTGCTGGCATATACAGCTTCACATAAAAAGCTGATTATTATAGCGATGCTGCTTTTAATTGGAGGCACTGCTGCTGATCTCGCAGGCCCGATACTCGTAAAAATATTTATAGATGATTACTTAACTCCGAGAAATTTTGTTACAGAAGCTTTAACGGCTCTTGCAGCAGTATATATCCTCCTTTACCTGGGGTCTGCTGTCATGAATTACATTCAGTCTTTTATGTTTCAAAAAATCGCGCTTTCTATCATAAGGGAGCTGCGAATTGACGTATTCAGAAAAGTCGAAAATCTTGGCCTTTCCTTTTTTGACCAGTTCCCGGCGGGGGGATTAATTTCAAGAATTACAAACGATACAGAACAGATAAAAGAACTTTATATTACTGTGCTTGCTACTTTCGTTCAGAATATAGTTTTTCTCATCGGTGTATTTATCGCAATGTTCTATTTGAACCCGCAGCTGGCAGCTTTTTGTCTGCTTGTTCTGCCGGTTATAGCAGCTGTAATGTATTTATATAAAAAATACAGTTCCATCTATTACGCGGATATGAGTGAAAAGCTCAGTGAACTGAACAGCCGTCTGAATGAATCGATTCAGGGTATGCCGGTTATTCAAATGTTCCGTCAGGAGCGGAGAATGAATAAGGAGTTTGCAGCTGTTAATGAAGGCCATCACCGGGCTTGGCTGAAAAGTATGAAGCTGGATGGACTGCTTTTGAGACCTGCTGTTGATTTGATTTCTATTCTGGCTTTGATGCTCGTTTTGACTTATTTTGGGATCACTTCTTTTGCAGGCCCGGTGGAAATAGGAGTCATATACGCATTTGTTAATTACCTGGATCGATTTTTCGAACCCGTCAATCAGATTATGCAGCGTTTATCCATGTTCCAGCAGGCCATGATATCTGCAGGAAGGGTCTTTAAACTGATGGATCACGAAGAGCCGCCCCCTCTTCAAAAAGGCAGTGAAACCCCTTCGATTAAAGACGGAGCTGTTCAGTTCAGCAACGTAAACTTTTCCTATAATGAGAAGGAACAAATATTTAAAAATGTTTCTTTTCAAGTGAAAAAAGGAGAAATGCTGGCTATAGTAGGACATACGGGCAGTGGGAAAAGCTCCATAATCAATGCGTTAATGAGATTTTATCCGGTAGATAATGGAAGTATATTTATTGACGGAAAAAACCTGGAACAGTATACGGACTCGGAACTTCGCAGCCATATGGGTCTTGTGCTGCAGGATGCTTTTATTTTCGTTGGAGATATGCGTTACAATATACGCTTATACGATGAAAATATTAATGATGAAGAAGTCAGACAGGCTGCGGAAAAAGTCGGTGCTGATTCCTTTATCGAAAGACTTCCAGGCGGGTACAGCCATAAAATTGGTGAGAGAGGAGCCACTCTCTCCACTGGAGAAAGACAGCTCCTCTCCTTCGCAAGAACAATAGTGAAAGATCCGAAAATTCTCATTCTCGATGAAGCAACGGCCAGCATCGATACGGAAACGGAAACTGTTATTCAGCATGCACTGGAAAAGGCAAGGGAAGGCCGGACGACAATCGCCATCGCTCACCGTTTGTCTACGATCAGACACGCTGATCATATACTGGTGCTGAAAGAGGGAGTTGTAGCGGAAGAAGGAACACATGACGAATTAATTGAGCAGAAAGGTATTTATGAAAAGATGTACCGGCTTCAAAAAGGCCGGGAAAGTGTAAGTGAGTGA
- a CDS encoding ABC transporter transmembrane domain-containing protein yields the protein MKVFMDLAWYFKQEKVRYGTGVIILMLVSALTLIPPYVIGIIVDSIANETLTPDDLTLWMGILLIIGISSYIFRYIWRILIFGASIKLARILRNRLYKHFTAMSSSFFQKKRTGDLMAHATNDIRAIEQTAGAGVLTLVDSLTMGGYVIITMAAVISWELTLIALIPMPLMAFATSKYGSLLHQRFGKAQAAFSSLNDKVQESISGVKVTKTFGYEEKEIESFREQSDDVVNKNMAVARVDALFDPTISLVVGMSFFLSVAFGSLYVIDGEITIGQLTSFTVYLGLLIWPMLAFGWFFNIVERGRASNDRVSSLLRAKQEITDDPDASSEMPEGEIMFAIDLFSYSGAEDLKNVEIFIPTGATLGVAGRTGSGKTTLVQSLLRDFDITEGTVYIDGHPITRYKKNALLSAVAYVPQDHFLFSATIADNIAFGLPEASYKDIIQAAKAAAVHEDISRFPQGYETIVGERGVTLSGGQKQRVSIARALLLNPQILILDDSLSAVDARTEEFILNSLREARKNKTTIITAHRLSALHHADEIVVMDNGSISERGTHRFLMSESGWYAEMYQTQQLEKELEGGKGDA from the coding sequence ATGAAAGTTTTCATGGATTTAGCATGGTATTTCAAGCAGGAAAAGGTCAGATATGGAACGGGTGTAATTATACTTATGCTCGTTTCCGCTCTTACGTTAATTCCCCCTTATGTGATCGGTATTATAGTTGATTCGATCGCGAATGAAACACTTACTCCCGATGATCTTACCCTTTGGATGGGAATCCTGCTCATCATAGGTATCAGTTCATATATTTTTCGTTATATATGGCGCATTCTTATATTCGGAGCTTCGATTAAATTAGCAAGAATTCTGCGAAACAGACTTTATAAACATTTCACTGCCATGTCCTCTTCCTTCTTCCAAAAAAAACGGACCGGGGATTTAATGGCACATGCAACAAATGATATTCGTGCGATTGAGCAGACTGCGGGCGCGGGCGTTCTCACACTGGTGGATTCTTTAACGATGGGCGGGTACGTAATAATTACTATGGCGGCTGTCATCAGCTGGGAATTGACACTGATTGCACTCATTCCTATGCCGTTGATGGCATTTGCCACATCTAAATACGGTTCGCTCCTTCATCAACGTTTCGGTAAAGCCCAGGCCGCTTTTTCTTCTTTAAATGATAAAGTGCAGGAAAGTATCAGCGGCGTGAAAGTTACTAAGACATTTGGTTATGAAGAAAAAGAAATTGAATCTTTTCGGGAACAGTCTGATGACGTAGTTAATAAAAATATGGCAGTAGCCCGGGTGGATGCTCTGTTTGATCCGACGATTTCTTTAGTTGTCGGTATGTCTTTTTTTCTTTCCGTCGCCTTTGGATCGCTCTACGTAATAGATGGGGAGATCACTATTGGTCAGCTGACAAGTTTCACTGTATATCTCGGGCTGTTGATCTGGCCCATGCTTGCTTTTGGCTGGTTTTTCAATATTGTCGAACGCGGGAGAGCTTCCAACGACAGGGTAAGTTCGCTGCTCCGCGCAAAACAGGAAATTACAGACGATCCTGATGCCTCCTCCGAGATGCCTGAAGGAGAGATAATGTTTGCTATCGATCTATTTTCGTACTCAGGAGCCGAGGATTTGAAAAATGTCGAGATATTTATTCCAACCGGTGCCACACTTGGGGTAGCTGGAAGAACGGGAAGCGGAAAAACAACTCTCGTCCAAAGTTTATTAAGAGATTTTGATATAACTGAGGGTACTGTATACATAGACGGTCATCCTATAACTCGTTACAAAAAAAATGCTCTTCTTTCCGCAGTTGCCTATGTTCCCCAGGATCATTTTCTATTTTCTGCAACCATTGCCGACAACATCGCTTTTGGGCTTCCGGAAGCCTCCTATAAAGATATTATTCAGGCGGCGAAAGCAGCAGCTGTTCATGAAGATATCAGCCGTTTTCCTCAAGGATACGAAACGATAGTAGGAGAGAGAGGAGTGACGCTCTCCGGAGGGCAGAAGCAGCGTGTGTCCATTGCGAGAGCGCTTCTCCTGAATCCACAGATTCTTATTCTCGATGATTCTCTATCAGCTGTTGACGCACGAACAGAAGAATTTATTTTGAACTCGCTTAGAGAGGCCAGAAAAAATAAAACAACTATTATAACAGCTCATCGTTTAAGTGCACTGCATCATGCTGACGAAATAGTGGTTATGGACAATGGAAGTATTTCAGAAAGAGGCACCCATCGTTTTTTAATGTCTGAATCAGGATGGTATGCAGAAATGTATCAGACCCAGCAGCTGGAAAAGGAATTGGAAGGGGGGAAGGGCGATGCTTGA
- the mnmH gene encoding tRNA 2-selenouridine(34) synthase MnmH — translation MADLNIPTISLEQMREKDYAVIDVRSPKEFAEFHLPDSYNFPLFTNEERTEVGTAYKQVSPEEAKKIGMKYFSEKLPGFYEMFHQIQKRKKEPVIIACARGGMRSRTFAALMNSLDFPAVQLEGGVRSFRYYVLEELERFSLKNWNAIVIGGNTGTRKTVWLENLHERGYPVLNLEQLASHRGSIFGHIGMEKRSQKMFEQELVKELQRLEQEPYILMEAESKRIGPVILPDWLQDVKERGRFLELEDNMERRVRYLLEEYEPEVHAEAFYEALNRLMRRLKPKTYQMIEKAAERGDFYTIFRKLLEEYYDPSYRHKQPGYIEKKNLRMLDLSELSDEEILPYLIKEINVECKQG, via the coding sequence ATGGCAGATTTAAATATCCCGACCATATCATTAGAGCAAATGCGTGAAAAAGATTATGCTGTAATCGACGTTCGTTCACCAAAAGAATTTGCAGAATTTCATTTGCCGGACAGCTACAATTTTCCTCTGTTTACGAACGAAGAAAGAACTGAAGTGGGCACCGCATACAAGCAGGTTAGTCCGGAAGAAGCGAAAAAGATCGGCATGAAATATTTTTCTGAAAAACTTCCTGGTTTTTATGAAATGTTTCATCAGATCCAGAAGCGTAAAAAAGAACCCGTAATTATCGCCTGTGCCCGGGGAGGTATGAGAAGCAGGACGTTTGCAGCACTGATGAACAGCCTTGATTTTCCCGCAGTCCAGCTTGAAGGAGGAGTTAGAAGTTTCCGCTACTATGTGCTGGAAGAGCTGGAGCGATTCTCTCTTAAAAACTGGAATGCCATTGTGATTGGAGGAAATACGGGTACGAGAAAAACGGTCTGGCTTGAAAACCTGCATGAACGCGGCTATCCGGTGTTGAATTTAGAGCAGCTTGCCAGTCACAGAGGTTCTATTTTCGGTCATATAGGGATGGAAAAACGCTCTCAAAAGATGTTTGAACAGGAACTTGTTAAGGAGCTCCAGCGTCTTGAGCAGGAACCGTATATATTAATGGAAGCTGAAAGTAAACGTATCGGTCCAGTTATTCTTCCCGACTGGCTTCAGGACGTGAAAGAAAGGGGTCGATTTTTGGAACTCGAAGACAATATGGAGCGGAGGGTGCGCTATCTGCTCGAAGAATACGAGCCCGAAGTACATGCAGAAGCTTTTTATGAAGCATTAAACAGGCTCATGCGCCGGTTAAAGCCTAAAACATATCAAATGATAGAAAAAGCAGCGGAACGCGGGGATTTTTACACGATTTTCCGTAAACTGCTTGAGGAATATTATGATCCGAGCTATCGTCATAAGCAGCCCGGTTATATAGAGAAGAAAAATCTGCGTATGCTGGATTTATCGGAGCTGTCAGATGAAGAAATTCTTCCGTATTTAATAAAGGAAATTAACGTCGAATGTAAACAGGGGTAG
- a CDS encoding YneF family protein, translated as MQLWLAILLIVIALLAGIALGFFIARKYMMNYMKKNPPINEKMLRVMMMQMGMNPSQKKINQMMKAMNNANDK; from the coding sequence ATGCAACTATGGCTCGCTATCTTGTTGATCGTCATCGCTTTATTGGCAGGTATTGCACTTGGGTTTTTTATTGCAAGAAAATATATGATGAATTATATGAAAAAGAACCCGCCTATTAATGAAAAAATGCTGAGAGTTATGATGATGCAGATGGGTATGAATCCGTCTCAAAAGAAGATAAATCAGATGATGAAAGCAATGAACAACGCGAACGACAAGTAG
- the tkt gene encoding transketolase — MATSLEQLSINTIRTLSIDSVEKANSGHPGMPMGSAPMAYKLFTEFMHHNPENPDWFNRDRFILSAGHGSMLLYSLLHLHGYDVTIEDLKGFRQWGSRTPGHPEFGHTPGVEATTGPLGQGLAMSVGFAMAERHLAATYNKEGYPLINHYTYSICGDGDLMEGVSSESASLAGHLKLGKLIVMYDSNDISLDGDLHQSFSESVADRYKAYGWHVIVVEDGNDTEAISKALKEARNDERPSMIEVKTVIGFGSPNKSGKSASHGAPLGKEEVLETRKAYKWDYEEDFHIPEEVKENFAKVAEQGKAHEKEWNALFASYKKEYPQLADQLEKAINKELPEGWDKDIPEFEAGDSPATRASSGEVLNAIAKNVLSIFGGSADLASSTKTMLKGEDDFSRDNYAGRNIWYGVREFAMASAVNGMALHGGLKPFGATFFVFSDYLRPALRLSALMKLPTTFVFTHDSIAVGEDGPTHEPIEQLPSLRAMPGLSVIRPGDANETAAAWRLAVESTDHPTVLVLTRQGLPTLETTKARANQGVRHGAYVVSDADGEPDGLLLASGSEVSLAVEAQKKLQKDGIHVNVVSMPSWDRFEAQSDEYKESVLPSNVKIRLGIEVASPFGWERYTGDHGAVLGIETFGASAPGGTVMEEYGFHPDNVVSRFKQLLEK, encoded by the coding sequence ATGGCTACTTCTTTAGAACAATTATCAATCAATACAATACGTACGCTTTCTATCGACAGCGTAGAAAAAGCAAATTCCGGTCACCCGGGTATGCCGATGGGCTCCGCTCCGATGGCTTATAAACTGTTTACAGAATTTATGCACCATAATCCCGAAAATCCTGACTGGTTTAACCGGGATCGTTTTATTCTATCTGCTGGTCATGGTTCCATGCTTTTATACAGCCTGCTTCATCTTCATGGATATGATGTGACTATTGAAGATTTAAAAGGGTTCCGTCAGTGGGGAAGCCGCACTCCAGGTCATCCGGAATTCGGCCATACTCCCGGAGTGGAAGCGACGACAGGACCTCTGGGGCAGGGACTGGCTATGTCCGTCGGCTTTGCGATGGCTGAACGTCATCTGGCAGCTACATACAATAAGGAAGGATACCCTTTAATTAACCATTACACTTACAGCATCTGTGGAGATGGGGACTTAATGGAAGGGGTGTCATCGGAATCTGCTTCCCTTGCCGGACATTTAAAGCTCGGCAAACTGATTGTGATGTATGATTCAAATGATATCTCCCTTGACGGAGATCTTCACCAATCATTCTCTGAAAGCGTTGCAGACCGCTACAAAGCTTACGGCTGGCACGTGATCGTAGTAGAGGACGGTAATGACACAGAAGCTATTTCCAAAGCACTAAAGGAAGCAAGGAATGATGAGCGTCCTTCCATGATTGAAGTGAAAACAGTGATCGGCTTCGGTTCCCCGAATAAGAGCGGAAAATCAGCTTCTCACGGGGCACCGCTCGGAAAAGAGGAAGTGCTCGAAACACGTAAAGCTTACAAATGGGATTATGAAGAAGATTTCCACATTCCGGAAGAAGTGAAAGAAAACTTTGCGAAAGTAGCAGAGCAGGGTAAAGCTCATGAAAAAGAGTGGAACGCTCTTTTTGCCTCTTATAAAAAAGAGTATCCTCAACTGGCAGATCAGCTGGAAAAAGCTATTAATAAAGAGCTTCCGGAAGGATGGGATAAAGATATTCCGGAATTTGAAGCAGGGGATTCTCCTGCGACACGTGCTTCAAGTGGAGAAGTACTGAACGCGATTGCTAAAAACGTCCTCTCCATTTTTGGTGGATCAGCGGACCTTGCATCCTCTACGAAAACAATGTTGAAGGGGGAAGATGATTTTTCAAGGGACAATTATGCGGGACGGAATATCTGGTACGGCGTGCGTGAATTCGCAATGGCTTCGGCTGTAAACGGCATGGCTCTGCACGGCGGTCTTAAGCCTTTCGGAGCAACGTTCTTCGTTTTCTCTGATTATCTGCGTCCGGCACTTAGACTATCGGCACTAATGAAGCTGCCGACAACGTTTGTCTTTACCCACGATAGTATTGCAGTTGGTGAGGATGGACCTACCCACGAACCGATCGAACAGCTTCCTTCCCTGCGCGCTATGCCAGGCCTTTCGGTTATACGCCCGGGAGATGCTAATGAGACAGCGGCAGCCTGGAGACTGGCGGTGGAATCCACTGATCATCCGACGGTGCTTGTCCTTACACGACAAGGTCTGCCTACGCTTGAAACGACAAAAGCTCGTGCTAACCAGGGTGTACGCCACGGAGCTTATGTTGTATCCGATGCAGATGGCGAACCGGACGGACTTCTTCTCGCATCAGGATCTGAAGTGTCTCTGGCTGTTGAAGCCCAGAAGAAACTGCAAAAAGACGGCATTCATGTAAATGTTGTCTCCATGCCAAGCTGGGATCGCTTTGAAGCTCAGTCTGATGAGTATAAGGAGAGCGTTCTGCCTTCCAATGTGAAAATTCGTCTGGGAATTGAAGTAGCCTCACCATTCGGATGGGAGCGGTACACTGGTGATCACGGAGCCGTTCTTGGTATCGAAACATTTGGTGCTTCTGCTCCTGGAGGAACGGTTATGGAAGAGTACGGTTTCCATCCAGACAATGTAGTCAGCCGATTCAAACAGCTTCTTGAAAAGTAA
- a CDS encoding DUF896 domain-containing protein — MISKDKLNRINALAKKSKAEGLTIKEQQEQKELRAEYLKNVRRSFKNQLNSVKVVDKEGEDVTPEKLKREQRKNLYH; from the coding sequence TTGATAAGCAAAGATAAACTTAACAGGATTAATGCCCTGGCTAAAAAATCGAAGGCAGAAGGTTTAACTATTAAAGAACAGCAGGAGCAGAAAGAACTCCGCGCCGAATATTTAAAGAATGTGCGCCGTTCTTTTAAAAATCAGCTGAATTCCGTCAAAGTAGTAGATAAAGAAGGGGAGGATGTCACTCCCGAAAAACTTAAAAGAGAGCAGCGTAAAAACTTATATCATTAA
- a CDS encoding YneB family resolvase-like protein, which translates to MNGFIYARVSTAKEAQQTSLNRQVDELKSAASAWGVEVIDVIQEEASGYDVDRSGMLDLLERIKEEKAEVLLIQDETRLGRGNARIALIHQLQKLECSVLSLKDDGVLRLSETDSMVLDIVAIVEEYQRKLHNAKIKRGMLKAVENGYEPHKNIDKYSGSGGRKRRDVPIEEIVRLRNNEMTFHDIAVMLRGLGFQISKATAHRRYREYVNESRNIASRE; encoded by the coding sequence TTGAACGGATTTATTTATGCACGGGTAAGTACGGCAAAAGAAGCTCAGCAGACTTCTTTAAACCGCCAGGTGGACGAGCTTAAATCAGCGGCTTCTGCCTGGGGAGTAGAGGTTATTGACGTGATCCAGGAGGAAGCAAGCGGCTATGATGTGGATCGCAGCGGAATGCTGGATTTATTGGAACGAATTAAAGAGGAGAAGGCAGAGGTGCTTCTGATACAGGATGAAACGAGGCTTGGACGTGGAAATGCAAGAATTGCCCTTATTCATCAGCTTCAAAAGCTGGAATGTTCTGTTTTGTCGTTAAAAGATGATGGAGTATTAAGGCTTTCTGAAACGGACTCCATGGTTCTGGATATCGTTGCTATTGTGGAAGAATACCAGCGGAAACTTCATAATGCTAAAATCAAGCGCGGGATGCTTAAAGCCGTGGAAAACGGCTATGAGCCGCATAAAAATATAGATAAGTATTCAGGCAGCGGCGGGCGCAAGCGCCGGGATGTTCCTATAGAAGAAATAGTGAGGCTCCGAAACAACGAAATGACATTCCATGATATAGCGGTCATGCTGCGGGGCCTTGGTTTTCAAATTTCCAAAGCAACTGCACACCGCCGGTACCGCGAATACGTAAATGAAAGCAGAAATATTGCATCCCGGGAATAA
- the yneA gene encoding cell division suppressor protein YneA, whose protein sequence is MMNIKRYMDGSVFFFIAALLIVGWTYIDYEQSSTHYPKEERVVTEGETLWSIAKHVSEDLDLQLEETIYWMREENELQGVTIHPGQRIDVPAEWNGVASD, encoded by the coding sequence ATGATGAATATTAAACGCTACATGGATGGGTCTGTCTTCTTTTTCATAGCAGCACTATTAATCGTTGGGTGGACATATATCGATTATGAACAAAGCAGCACCCATTATCCGAAAGAGGAAAGGGTCGTAACTGAAGGTGAAACTCTCTGGTCCATTGCAAAACATGTTTCGGAAGATCTCGACCTGCAGCTTGAAGAAACGATATACTGGATGAGAGAAGAAAATGAACTGCAGGGAGTTACAATTCATCCAGGGCAGAGAATTGATGTACCGGCAGAATGGAATGGAGTGGCTTCAGATTGA